AGGCCGAGAAGGGCTTTAACCGATTCGGGATTGACTTGCCGGGCTTGGGAAAAAGCCTTTTCGGCCTCATCGTGGCGCCCGTCTTTTTGCCAAGCGGCCCCCAGATTCAGCCAGCCCTCAAGATAGTCAGGTTTAAGCTCTACCGCTCTGGTAAAGGCCCGAAACGCCTCAGACCGCCTGCCCTCCGCCTGCAGGGCAACCCCCAAATCCGAATAGGCATGGTAGTTCAGCGGATCAACCGCCACCGCCCGAGAAAACAAGGTCGTGCTGTTTTGCCAAAAAGCAGTTTGCCGCCGGCTTACGGGAAGCAACAGCAACAACAACAGGCATGCGGCGGCCCACAATCTCGCCGCCGGGATTGACGACCCCCATTGCGCCCCTCCCCAAACCAGAAGCAGGCCGAGACCGATACTCGGAAAATAGGTATAGCGATCGGCCAGAGCCTGCCCTCCGACCTGAATCAAGCCGATCACCGGCACCAGGGTGCCGAGAAACCACAACCAGCCCACCAGAAGAAAAGGGGACTTGTCCCTTTGCCTGAAAAACCAATAGCTCAGCAGGCTAAACAACAACAGGACTCCGACAACCGTCAAGGCCGACGGCAGGCCCTGATAGCGATAAAACACCGCCAGTTTCCGAGGCCAAAGAGCAAGCTCCAGATACTTAAAATATGCAAGCAGCGCATTGAGCAAACGCCGGCCGTAACCAAAGGCCTCGAGCGTCGCCAGGGCTCCGGCCTGTTTCTGGGCCATAAAGGTCATGACCGCCGCTCCCGCCGCCAAGCCCAGCAAGGGCAGTTTTTCCAGTCCGAGGCGCAGCCAGGAGCTGTGAAGATGACGCCGAAGAGGCCAGAAATCAAGTACCAGCAAAAGAAAGGGCAGGGTTACCGCCATCGGCTTGGCCAACAGCGCCAGCAGGGCGCTGATCAAGACCGGCAGATAGCGCTTATAACCCGGACGAAGGCTGTAATAATGATAACTTAAAAGGCTCAGCAACCAGAAGAAAACACATAGCAGATCCTTGCGCTCCGCGATCCAGGCCACGGATTCAACCCGCAAGGGATGCCAGGCGAAAAAGGCCGCGACCAAGACGCTGCGGCCCAGAGCCCCGGTCAGGCGCCACAAGACCACTAAAAGAAGAACGGTGTTGGCGAGATGCCAGAACATGGCCGCCAGGTGATGGGCGCCCGCATCGAGCCCAAACCAGGAGCTATCAAGCATGTGGGAAAGCCAGGTCAAGGGATGCCAGTTAGCCGCATGAAACGAGGTAAAGGCCCAACGCAGGCCGTCCCAGCTCAGTCCCCGTATGACAATTTCATTCTCAAGCACATAATCGGGGTCATCAAAACTGACAAAGGCGAAATCCGAGGTCTGCCAGTAGATAGCCAGAACGCCGAGCCCTAACAACATGACGGCGCCCGGAAAAAACCAAGGCTTTTTTCCCGCCGTCAGGCCGACGTTCTTCATAGAACTTCTATGCGCTGCGCTTTTTGCCAACCTGCCGCCACCAGTTTGCGGTTTTCGTCAGTCCCGTTTCCACTCGCTCGGGCGCCCGCCAACCCAATTCAGCAACCGAACTTCTATCAAGCTGTAAATTACCCATCAGCTTGACCAGCGCGGCGCTTTGTCCCAGCAGGGCCGCGCTGAATTTCATCAGACCGATGGGAAGCGAGCATGAACGAAAGGGGCGCTCCAGGGCCCGCGCCAACAGGTGCGCCAGCTCCCGGGACGAGCAGTCCCGCTCGTCCGCCGGGAACAGCAGGCGCCCTCCGGCTTGAGGATGAAAACAAGAAAATTCTAGAAAGTCAACCAAATTATCAAGACTTATGAAACTACGTTGATTATCGGTTCGCGCCACCGGCAACGGCCGGCCCCGATCAAGCCAGGCCAGCAGGGCGGCGAAATTACCTTTGACCCCCGGCCCATAAACCAACGGCGACCTGATAATAACCAGCTCAGGACCCTGTTCAGGAACGCAAAGCCGGTTGAGCTCCTGTTCCGCTCGCCACTTACTGACCGCGTAGGCGCCCCGGGGACGAGGTCTGTCCCCGGGACCATAGACACAGGCACCGGGCGCGAGCACACCTTCTCCGTTAACCTTGATCGTACTGAGAAAAATCAAGCGCCGGACCCCGGCCTTGACCGCTCCTTGAGCAAGGGCCCGGCTCATTTCCAGGTTGTCGGAAAAAAACCGCTCTTCCGAACGACGGTCCGAAACCAGGCAGTGGGCCCGGGCCGCCAGATGGACCACCACCTCGATTTCGGTCAGCAACTTAGACCAGGCTTCCGGCCGGGTTACTTCGGACACGGCGACCACGTCGTCAAGAAGCGCCTTCAGGTCAGCCGGCAAAGGCGTTCCGCCCCGGCGCACAACCGCTCTTAACGGAATCTTTTTCTGCGCCAGATGACGGCACAGCGCCGCCCCGACAAAACCGGCGGCGCCGGTAATCAGGATTTTTCCAGAGCTTCCCATCGCGTTCCCAATAGTTCATGGTATACCGAAAAGGTAGCGGCAATTACTTTTTTGTCACTGAACTCTTGAGCCACCAGTTGCCGGCCGCGAAGACCGAAACGCCGCCTTAAGGCAGGATCAAGAAGCAGGGTTTTCAGCGCCGCGGCCAGCTCGGAAACCGAGCCCGGCGGCACGAGAAAACCATTCTCCCCGGATCTGACGATCTCCCGACAACCCGGCATGTCGGTGGCCACCAGAGATTTGCCGCAGGCCGCGGCTTCCAGCAGGGTGACGGGAATACCTTCGCGATAACGGGTCGGCAGACAGACGATGTCCACCTGCCGATAAAGGGCCGGCATGTCTTTCTGGTAGCCCAGCCAGCGAACCACGCCCTGGCCATGCCAGTAGAGCAGGCGCGCTATCGAAACCGCCGCCGGATTGCTGGTATCCGGCATGCCGGCCAGCCAGAACTCGGCGTTCAGTCCCTCTTGGAGCAAAAGCCGGGCCGCCTCCACGTACTCGCGAATGCCTTTATGCCAGAGCATCCGGGCCGCCAGCAGCACCACCGGGGCCGCCGCCGGGTCAGACGGGCTCGAGAAGCTTGCCGAAAAGCGTTCCAGGTCTACCCCGGACCCCAGAATCAGCCGGGTTTTTTCCGGGCCCACGATTTTCCGATCGAGAAAATGCCGCCGGTCATCCGGATTTTCAAAAAGAAAACGGACCCTGCGACCACCGCCGGCCAGGCGATAAGCAGCCTCGACCAGCCGGCGCAGATAGTTTTTCCCCGCGCCGCCGGTGATAAAAACAAACCCCAGCCCGGTCACGGCGTTGACCACCGCCCCGATACCGGTCAGGCGGGCCGCCAGCGAGCCGTAAATAATCGGCTTGATCGAAACCTGATGCACCAGGTCCGGCCGCTGCCGGCGATAGAGCCCGGCAATATCCCAACAGGCAAGCAGCTCCCGCAGAGGATTACGGCTGGAACGGCGCAGCTTAAGAGGAAAATGGGGAAAACCCAGGCTTTTGATTTCCGCCACCCGCGGACCGGGGGCCGTGGCCACCAGCACCCTGCAACCCGCTTGTTGCGCGGCCAGGGCCAAAGCCCGGCGATGAAGCAGAAAAAACCAGTCATCCGTAACCAGAAAAAGAATCGTCGGTGGACCCGGCCGCCTTTCCTCTGGGACCGACAGGCGGCGCCCGGCGGTCAGCAGAAAACGGCGACAGAATTTCAGCAGCGACCAGAAGCAGGCTCCGGCCAGGCGCGGGCCCGAGATTCCGGGCGCGCGGCGCATGCGGTACAGGGCTTGGAGTTCACCCTTTTCCATCGCCCACAGCGCGGCGCTCTGACCCGTCGCGCCAAAAGCGGCCTTGTGGGTTTGCGCCAGGGACAAGCCGATCAGCGCCGCCCGCTCGGAAGCGGCCAGCAGTTGCAGCCACAGGGAAAAATCCTCTCCGTAACGAAAGTTTTCCGGAAAACGATCCGGCAGCCGACGGCGCAGCATTACGCTTGGAGTTCGCAACCGATTACGATACAAAAGCTCCGCCAACCGAACCTCTGTAATCCGGTAAGCGCCCGTTTTGAGGGCGGCTTCTGGACGTACGCCGTCACAAAAATGCCCACTCAAGGCAAACTCGGGATGCTCCTTCATGAAAGCGTACTGAATCGCGATTTTTTCCGGATGCCAGCTGTCGTCGGCGTCAAGAAAGGCCAGCAGGGGTTGCGTGGCCCGATCCCAGGCATAATTACGGGCCGCTGCCGGACCCTGGTTTGTTTCCAGAAAAAAAAGTTTCAGCCAGCCGTCCCCATAGCTCGCGAGCAGACCGCCAAGCACGGCCCGGGTTTCGGCATCGCTGCCGTCATCGACAATGATAACCTCCGCCGGCCGCAAAGTCTGAGCCGCGACCGAAGCCAGGGCCCGACCGATCGTGGCCCCGGCCTGATAACAGGGAATGATCACGGTGACCAACGCCGGCTCCGCCAGGACCGAAAACGGGCGTTCTGCCGCCACGGCAAGGTGGCCCGTTAAACTTTTCATTGCCGGGAAACCCACTCCCAGGTGCGTCGCAGACCTTCGCGAAAATCCACCTGCGCCTCCCAGTCCAATTCCTGCCGGGCCCGCGTGCAATCGAGCCAATTGAGGGGCGTGTCACAGGCACGGGACGGTTTATAGATCACCTCAGCCCGGCGACCACTGACAATTTCAAGTTCAGCCAGCACTTCGTTCAGTGTCCAGGGACGGCCGCCACCAATATTAAACAAACCTTTAGAGATGTTTTTTTCACAGGCCTTCAGAATGGCCGCACTCAGGTCGGAAATATAAAGATAGTCGCGCGCGATTTCACCGTCACCCCAGATTTCAATCGCCTGCCGCCGCTTCAGGCGGCCCAGGAAAACCGCTACCGCCCCTTGAGCGCCGTCGATCCTCTGGCGCTCGCCATAGGGGTTGGCAATGCGCAGAATCGTATAATCCAGACCATACAGGTGCTGAAAAAGCTTGAGATATTTCTCCGTGGCAAGTTTGACAATCCCATAGGATGAGAGCGGCTCGGTCGGCGCCTCTTCGACCAACGGCAAGCTTCCGGCGACCCCATACACGGTCCCACCGGAAGACGCGAAAACTACCTTCTTCACCCCATTCCTGACGGCCTCCTCAAGCAGGGTCACGGTTCCCATAAGATTGCTCTGAATATCAAAAAGAGGGTCAAGATTGGAGGAAGCCGGCAATACCGTACCGGCCATATGCAACACCAGATCAATTCCGGAAAGCGCCGCCGTCAGCTCTCGGCGCACGGTAAAATCACCGAAAAAAACCTCGACCCGATCCCGAACGGCGGCGATATTGACCAGGGAACAGGCGGGCCTTTCCAGGATTCGAACCTGGTGCCCCGCCGCAAGCAGCGCTTCAACCGCGTGCGAACCGATAAAACCGGCCCCGCCCAAGACCAGACAGTTCATGGCTTTAAAGAAAAGTAAAAGGATTGATACTCGCGGTCAAGCCCGGCCAAAGAAAAATCTTCGCACATCCGCCGGCGAGCGGCCGCCGCCATTCTTTGGCGCCGGTGCGGATCGGCCAGCTTGCTGATCGCGGCGACATAGGCCTCGGGTCGTTCCCGTTCCCTGATCAGAAAACCACATTCGGGGGTAACCAGCTCGGCACAGCCTCCGACCTCGGCCACTACCGGCACCACCGCCATCGCCATCGCCTGATAAAGTACCATCGGCACCCCCTCCCAGTCGGAAGTCAGCAACAACAGATCGGCGATTTTGTACCAATCATAGACCGAGCTCAAGGGTTGCTCTCCATGCCAGCGCACCTCCCGCTCTAAATGCTGTTGCCGGATTCCGCCCAACAGCTCTTTTTTTTGGGATTCCAGGTTACCGTCACCGACGATATGCAGAACAAACGACTTCTTCATCTTTTTCAAACTTGCGGCAATTTCCAGCAGCCGCAAGGGCTGTTTCTGGCGATCAAGGCGTCCGACATACAAAAGATTCAAAACTCCGTCAACCCTTTCACGAGCAATCTCGGACCGCGCCGCGCGCCGCGCGGGATCATAGTAAGCCGCGTCAACCCGACCATGAATCACAGTGAATTTATCCTCGGCCAGGTAAGGATAAAGCCCCCGAAGCTCTTTTCCCAAATGCTCATATTCAAGATTATAGCGATCAATATGCTGATCGTACAGACGGGGAACCTCCAGTGCATAGCCTGTACGCCGGCCATCGGGAAAATGATCAAAACAATGAAACTGAGCCACGACCTTAAGCGCCGGATAGTGTTTTTTAAGTGTCGGCAGGGCCTGAAAGCCGGCCTCGCTGTTCATGATATGAATAATATCTATGCGACGACGGCCAATAAAATCCAGCAGAAAGCCATTGATCGCAGCCTGTTCCCGGCAACCCAGGGCGGGCAGATCGTAGATTTCCCGGGCGTGACCGGCGACCTTGGCCAGCCAGAGATTTTCACGTGGCAAGGTGGTCACCAGAAATTTATCGCACCAACCGGCATCCAGCCGGCGAAACCAGTCCACCAGCATGGTATCGGCTCCGCCGGTAATCACCCAGGGAGCCAGGTAAAGAATCCGCAGTTTTTGCCGACCTTTCACGGGTACGCTCTCAATCAGCCCACCGGTTTCGACTTTGCTCAAATCATCGAGCCCGATCTTTTCAATCCGATAATGTCCTTCCAGGTAGCGAACCAAGAGCTGCGGCTCCCTCTCGGAATGATAGTATTCGGGGAAATAAACCCGAAGACCGGGAAGCTGATTAAAATAAAAAAAATCACGCCAGAGCGAGTCGGCCGTCACCAGCAAAGGCTTGTCCGCGCTTTCGGCAAAAGCCAGCAGGCGCGGAAAAATCTCTGCCGGGGAAAAACTCAGCCCGCGCAAGTCCAGCCGGAAAGCCGAAAGCTTTGCCCCATCACCTCGATTGAGATTAACCAGTCCGTTCATGACCTGCCAGCGCTGCCGGACCCGGCCCCGCAGAATTCGAAGATGATTCATGATATAGCCCAGATGCAGATCCCTGATTCGGCGCTGTAATCCGGCAGACGCCGCGGATGCCCGTTCATTGCGTGAGCCCGCCAACATACGATAGTTATAAAGCGCCTCCGGAATCACCCGGCCGACATAACCATGCCGGACGAGGTTGACATAAAACTCCCAGTCTTCGTAACCATCCCGCATGATCTCGTTATAGCCACCGACGGTTTCCCAGGCGCGCCGCGGAAAAATCGCCACGCCGATGCGATTTTCATTGAGAATCTTTTCCGGATCGCTGTTTTCGGTCCGCCAGAGATAGGGCTCATCGCCGACAACATTGGTCCAGGTATAAACAAAAAAATGATCCGGCAGGGTCTCAAGCAGAAACAAGGTTTTTTCCAGAAAGGTCGGAGCGATCGTATCATCGGTATCCAGCGGAAAGATGTAGCGTCCCCGAGCCTCCCCGATAGCCCGGTTCCGGGCCCCGATCACGCCGCGGTTCAGCTGGCGAATCACCTTCCAGCCGGGCCGCTGTTCACGCTCAATCGCGTCGATCTTGCAAACGGTTGCCGGATCACTGGAACCATCGTCGATCAGAATCACTTCAAAATCGGTAAAAGTCTGGGCCTTTAAACTGGCGCTGAGATCATCCAGAAAAGCTCCGTGGTTAAAGCAGGGGAGAATAATCGAGAGCAGGGGCCCGGCGTGCGAAGACTGTCGCCAGGCCCGCGCCGGCAGTAAGGCCGAAAGCCGCCGAAGCCAACGCCGCCCCCAACGCCACCATGAATTTCCGTTCATCCCTGCTTGCCGCAAACGATCACGCGCGGAGCGCAAACCGGCAAACCAGGAAAGCGGCAATAAAATCCGCAGCAGTTCCCGCGCATGGTAGAGCGGATTTTGCCCGCGAGCCAGAGCCTGTAAATTATCAACCAGACGAAAACGTCTGGAACTGAGCAGGGCCTCCTGCTGCCGCCGATACCACTCGCAGGCGTCCCAGAGCTCCTGCTGCACCTGTTGTAAGCGGGAAAATTCCTGATCCTGCTGCTGCAGACGCAGGCTGAATTCTTTTTCCCTGAACTGGGTCAGCTTTTGTAATTCTGTAAACGCCTTTTCCAGGCCTTCTATCTGACCAAGAAAAAAACGCCGCCCCTCTTCCAGTTTCTCGATATAAGCCAGTTGCTCATTAATATACGACTTCTGCTCGGCTACCTGGGAAACCAGATTATCCCGATAGACATTTTCGTCGAGCCGCTGCCGCAAACATTTATGCAGACAGTCACGAACCGCCGGTGGCAGACTCTCCGGCGCTAAAAAAACCCCTTTTTGCCGCCGCAGATAAAGCATCGCCAGAAACAGGCTTTCCAGATTGATTCGATAATAGCCGGTCAACAGACGAGCGAGTTCCGCAAACGACCATTGTGGCATCAGAGCGCCGTTTTCCAGGGCATGCGCCAGCACCCAGGAAAGTTCCAGAAGGAACTCCAGCTGGCGGCCCGCGCCTTTCTCTTTCAGGGTATTACCCGAATGAAGCCGGTAAGCCAGCAGCTCGCGTTCACAAAAATAAGCTTCATGGCGCAACAGGGCGCGCAGCAAAAAATCAAGGTCATTGACATAACGCAAGGGCCGAAAAGCCCCGATGCGGCAAAGCAAAGAGCGGCGAAAGAAAAAATTTGATGAAGTACAGAGAAAATTGTCCCGTAACAAGCTTAACAGCAGATCCTGACTGTGGGCAAAATCGCCTTCCGCGTGCTTCAGCCATTCCAGCTCGAAGCCCTGTTGCAGAGCCAAACTGTCGCTGTCGACCAGCCGGACCTGGGAAAACGCCAGGGCAAAGCGAGGGTTGGCTTCCAGAACCTCAACAAAGTGGCTTAAACGCTCCGGCAGAAAAAGATCATCTGAATTAAGAATCGCGAGATAGCGCCCGCGGCTGCAGGTCAGACCCCGATTGAGCGCGGCGGCAGTGCCCTGGTTGTTCTGAATCTGCAGACAGACGCGATGATCCTCGCAGGCCGCGACCAAGGCCGCGGTATTGTCCGTGGAGCCATCATCAATGACAATGACTTCAAGCTCTCTGAAACTCTGGTTCAGAACACTGTCCAGGGTCTCCTTAATCCAACGCTCATGATTGTAGGCCGGAATAATAACCGAGACCAACGGCGGCGGACCGGGAAAAGGGCCCCGTTCTCTCTTGACTTCCGACTTCAATCCCGGTTTGGGGTCTTTGGGCAAAACCAGTTTCCTCCGCTGTCCGGCCTTGAGCGCGGCGGCAGTGGCCGCAAGATAAGCGTGGCCATATTCCTGATCGGCCTCCAGATAACAACCCTCTCCCCATTCATTCCAGGCATTGATAAAGACCAGGCGCTCGGCCGGGGCCAGGCGCTCGGCGCGGCTGATAACCTCGGTCAAAAAACGCTCGTATTTCTCAGGTGAGCTGTCATGAATGATGGTTGCTCCGGCATCCTTCCGGCGCCGGGCGTGATTGTCCCAGGCCGGGAACACCCCAGGATAACGCTGGTAAGTGGGCGGCTCCTTGGCGAGCATGGCGCGCACCACATCATCATACATAAAAACCTGATTCTCCAGAGTTCCCGCCACCGGAGAAAAGGTCGGCGACAGAGGCAAACGCCACTGCCCGTCAGCACCAAGATAATGGCGTTTAGTCAGGCAGCGCCAGTCGGGAGCAAACTCTACCGCGGCGTCAAATCCATGCTGTGCCGGATCAACCCCCGCCAGAAAGCCCTCAACCCGTAACAGGTAGAGACCGGGCAACCCCGCATGCTTCGCCTCCTCACGCCACAACGCCGCGGTACCGGCGGCATTCGGCAAGGCTTCACTGCGGTAGACAAGCACCACCGGTCGGCCCAGATGCCGGTAATAGCGCGAATCTTTTAAAACCGGCAAAAGCGCTCGAATATGTTCCAGATCGTCTTCACATGAATACTGCTGCTCTATCAGAACATCATTTTCAAGTCCGTCCCAACGTCTACTCCAGTTTTCGTTGGCCCAGCACAGACAAAAAGGCAGGGTAAAACTTTGATTTTCAAGAACCGTCTGCAAGGGCCCCTCCAGCAAACGTTTCCCCTTGAACCAGTAGTGATAAAAAACAAACCCGTGAATTCCGTATCGACGGGCCAGCTCCGCCTGCTCGCAGAGCACATGGGGACGGCTCAGATCATAGTAATTTTCCCCAAGAGGAATTTTCGGCTGTCGATGGCCGGCAAACTGCGGTCGGCCGGCGCGCACGTTGCTCCACTCGGTAAAGCCCTCTCCCCACCAGAGATCGTTTTCGGGAATCCGGTGAAACTGCGGCAGATAAAAAGCCATCAGCTTAGTCATGGTCTTCGAAAGTTTTGTTTTCAAGATTAAAGACGCCGTTTTCTGTTAATAATACCGCTCAAGGCAGACCAAGCCCGCGGCAGCAATTTTACCTTTGCCGCAGTTTTTTCGCCTGCAAGCTTCGCCTGAAGGCTTAACTGATCATTGAGCTGTTTTAAGTCGACGATCTCGCGTTCCAGTTGGGCCGAACGTCTGGCCTCACGCGGATCGGTCTTGGCCGCCAGCATGGCATAACCGATCGGACAAAAAAAGTTTTCCAGATCATGGGGATGTTGCGTTTCCGCCAGCCACCATTCCAGTCCCACGCGGGCGCAAAGGCGAGTCCAGGCATCAACCTCGGGATTAATCCGGCCCAGCAGATGGGGCCGGCGGGCGACAACCCGATAAGCTTCTCCGCGAATGTCCCGATACTGCCGATGGAAACGCTCCCAGGGATGCTCGGCGTAGGGCGCGTTGCTGGCGACCCCGCCGTGAAACTGATGAAAGCTGCCTTCACCGAGCAGGACAATATAATCAAGTTCCTCCGCCAGCAACGCCCGGCGAAAAAAATCAAGAATGGCCAGGCCGCCGCCGGCCTCCGTGAAACGGGAATCAAAACCGCCGAGCCTCTCGTAGCTGGTTTTTTTCATCATGAAACAATTGGATTCGGCCAGGGGGCCGAACCAGCCGGCGCAGTCATAGGCAAGCTCACCAGCGAGTTCAAACAGAAGATAACCATTCTCGCGCCAGGCAACCCGGTTCAGCAGCGCATCCTCGGCGACCTGATCATAGCCATGACTGACGGAACGATTCTGATTTTCCCGACCCAGATGAAAACCGACAACCGTCACGAAAGGCTCGGTCCAGGCCCGGGCCGCCCGCAGGGCGTTGGCGATAACTCCGGGGCTCAGCATATGGGCCCCGTCGATCATGACCATCACCAGTTCGCTGAAACTTTCCGCCACCGCCTGGTTGAGGGCCTGAACCGGTGATACCGCCTTCGTCTCATGAAAGCGATAAACAAAATTTTTTCCGAAACCGGCGACAAAATCAGCCCCCAAAGGCCGGCTTGAGCCATGATCGATAACCACCACCCGATAATCTTCAGCGGCCACCTCCCGCTGATAATCGGGAGACAGGGTCCACAGGGTCCGGGCCGCCTCGCGAGGCATGTTGAAAAACACGACAACAACCGTAAGCAGTGGGGTTTCACTCATCTTGCAGCCGCGGCAGGAGCTTGCGAATCAGGCTCCAATCATTGGCGATCAGAGAAAAATACGTCTCTTTGTCACCAATGGCTTCGTAATCAAGCCCTGCGTATCGCTCGACCAGGAGGGGGAAATTTCTCGACAGAAAATCAGATTCAGACTGCAAGCCGCCAATCAGACAAAGACCGGTGGGATAAGTGGGAATGGTAACCAGGCTTAAATCAGGACGCTCTCGTTTCAGACAGGGAACAATCTTCCAGACATCGCCGCTCCAAAACTGGGTTGTGCGCTGCCGGGAAGCCGTCCGGCGGTCAAGCGGCAGACAGTCATGAATCGCGATCAGAGATGAGGGACCGGCATATCTTTCCAGGTTGACAATATCCTGCAAAACCTGCTCAAAGATGTGCAGACCATCAATAAAAGCCAAATCAAAGGTCCCCCCCAGCAAGCTTTGAACATCATTTTCAACAAAGAAAACATCACTGGTCATTTCCCAGAGGGAGACGTTTTCGGGCAAGGGAAAATCGACCTGAGGCCTGGGGTCGATACCGAAAACCCGAGTCTCGGGCCCGGCCAGTTTCAGGGTGTGACCGAACTCAACTCCAATCTCAATATAGTTTTTCGGTTGTAAAAAGGCATGTAGGCAGGCCAGGATTTCGCGGTAACCTGGTCCCGGCAGACGCGACCGGGCCCAAGCGAGATGGGCCTCGACACAATCCTTTTCGGCCGGCACCGCCTGCTGAAAAAGGGCCTCGGCCTGGTCTTTTGCACCGGCGGCCAGGCAGGCGACCGCTCTTTGCCAGAGCTCCGCTTTCCGAGTCATTCCCGCCACCCGGCGGCTCCTTTGCGAAAAATAGCCAGCGCCTTGTTTTTTTCGAGAATTATGCGGCACTCCGAGATCGACAACTCCGGAATCCGGGCAATGATATCGTTGATCAGCTCGACCATACCCTGATAATGCGGTCGGTCCCGCCAGTAGCCCGCAGCCCAGTCTTCAATGATATAATAGCCACCGGTCGCCACCTCGGGAAAAAGGACGCGAAAACAATGTTCGGTTTCCCGACGGGCATGGCTGCCGTCATCGATCACAATATCAAAAGGCCCGAACTGCCGCGCCACCCTCTCCAGAGCCGGGCCGTCATTCTGATCGCACTGAATCACCTTAACCCGCTGCGAGAACGATGAGGTCTGGGGTAAATTCAGATCAAGCCCGACGATCGAGGTCTCCGGATGTTGAAAATAGTCATCCCAATAATGCAGGGAACCACCTTCGAGAACCCCGATTTCAAGCAGACTGAGTTGACGATACTGCAAAGGGCTGAAGAGGGTTTTATAGTTCTCCAGCAAACCATTGGCTATTTTATCGGTATTGTAGTCCATTTTCTAATCAGCAATTTTTTTCAGGTAACCACAGGGATTGTAAGTCAGCAGATAGCGTTCACAATCGCGATCGATGATAAAACGCTTATCTTCGGAAAGAAAATCTCGGACGGCGGGTAAAGGTCCGGGCCCTCCCAGGGTTGAACCGAGCCGGGAGTCTTCGGAAAAAAGATCGACCACTCCGTCTTCGACAATAAAATACGAATCCCTGGAAACCAAATCGGCATAGATTCTGAGATCCGCCAGCACCATCTCATAACTGTGATCGGCGTCATGAACAAGCATGACCGTCTGACCGGCGGCGGCTTGTCGCAAGCGGGCGATTACCATCGGATCCTGCGTTGAGCCGGTCAGGGTCGAAATTCTGTGATGCTCGGCCATGAATGAGGAATGATCGAGATCCACCGAAATCACCCGACCATGGCCGAGCTGGTCCAGAAGATGGGCCAGATAAAGGGTGCTGCCACCCTTGAAGGAGCCCATTTCAATAATCAAATCCGGCCGCAGGGAGACAATCAATTCCTGGTAAATCCAGAGATCAAGCACGTTTTTCAGGATCGGAACCCCCATCCAGCTGACCTTGTCGAAAACCACCTTCCTCTGATGATACTCAAGCCATCCGGCCAGATTCGTG
Above is a window of Pseudomonadota bacterium DNA encoding:
- a CDS encoding cephalosporin hydroxylase gives rise to the protein MNRNLQETEVVDVEYSWLNRTNLAGWLEYHQRKVVFDKVSWMGVPILKNVLDLWIYQELIVSLRPDLIIEMGSFKGGSTLYLAHLLDQLGHGRVISVDLDHSSFMAEHHRISTLTGSTQDPMVIARLRQAAAGQTVMLVHDADHSYEMVLADLRIYADLVSRDSYFIVEDGVVDLFSEDSRLGSTLGGPGPLPAVRDFLSEDKRFIIDRDCERYLLTYNPCGYLKKIAD